A single window of Rhizobium sp. SL42 DNA harbors:
- the rplQ gene encoding 50S ribosomal protein L17, whose protein sequence is MRHQKAGRKLNRTASHRKAMFANMAASLILHEQIVTTLPKAKEIRPIVEKLVTLGKKGDLHARRQAISQIRDVAVVAKLFDAIATRYATRNGGYLRIMKAGYRLGDNAAMAVVEFVERDVDAKGAADKARVAAEAAAEAA, encoded by the coding sequence ATGCGCCACCAGAAAGCCGGCCGCAAGCTGAACCGTACCGCCAGCCACCGTAAGGCGATGTTCGCCAACATGGCTGCTTCGCTCATCCTGCATGAGCAGATCGTCACCACTCTGCCGAAGGCGAAGGAAATTCGCCCGATCGTAGAAAAGCTCGTGACCCTCGGCAAGAAGGGCGACCTGCACGCTCGCCGCCAGGCAATCTCGCAGATCCGTGACGTGGCCGTTGTTGCCAAGCTGTTCGACGCGATCGCAACCCGCTACGCTACCCGCAACGGCGGCTACCTGCGCATCATGAAGGCCGGCTACCGTCTCGGCGACAACGCCGCCATGGCCGTTGTCGAGTTCGTTGAGCGCGACGTCGATGCCAAGGGCGCAGCCGACAAGGCCCGCGTCGCCGCCGAAGCTGCTGCTGAAGCCGCATAA
- a CDS encoding VOC family protein: protein MTVPFSLVGIDHVVFIVNDMESALSFYHDVLGCRPGYSYPALGMEQVWCGNALIVLWDITHPGGQKAAPPVAGGRNVDHVCIATGPFDHDELRAHLARHGVAIDREAMHGGARGMGHSFYVKDPFGNTIEIKGPAEYPDGRG, encoded by the coding sequence ATGACCGTTCCCTTCAGTCTCGTCGGCATCGACCACGTCGTCTTTATCGTCAACGACATGGAGAGCGCGCTCAGCTTCTATCATGACGTGCTCGGCTGCCGGCCCGGCTATTCCTATCCGGCCCTTGGCATGGAGCAGGTCTGGTGCGGCAATGCGCTGATCGTTCTGTGGGACATCACCCATCCCGGAGGTCAAAAGGCCGCGCCACCAGTCGCCGGCGGTCGCAATGTCGATCACGTCTGCATCGCCACCGGCCCCTTCGACCACGATGAGTTGCGCGCCCATCTCGCCCGCCACGGCGTTGCCATCGACCGCGAGGCCATGCATGGCGGCGCCCGCGGCATGGGCCATTCCTTCTACGTCAAGGACCCCTTCGGCAACACGATCGAGATCAAGGGCCCAGCCGAATATCCCGACGGCCGAGGCTGA
- a CDS encoding DoxX family protein produces the protein MFYAAIFSNDKDRLIIPPLSGFYDRLAQPMAWSLFRLAVGGMLLVEGWPKIMAPMAQVGFVENLGFYPGWLWSPMLAVLQVFGGLLIALGLFTRPAALANGVMLAITLWYHFSNPYPDAFLTQAGIDALKAGGELFTPEALARLGDGGTKFLHQVQGKAELASLFWTGGAFLFAAFGGGCVSLDRLLFKKQF, from the coding sequence ATGTTTTACGCAGCCATTTTCAGCAACGATAAAGATCGTCTCATCATTCCACCGCTCAGCGGCTTTTACGACCGGCTCGCCCAGCCCATGGCCTGGAGCCTCTTCCGTCTGGCTGTCGGCGGGATGCTGCTCGTCGAGGGGTGGCCAAAGATCATGGCGCCGATGGCCCAGGTCGGATTTGTCGAGAATCTCGGTTTCTATCCCGGCTGGCTCTGGTCGCCGATGCTCGCCGTCCTGCAGGTCTTTGGTGGCCTGTTGATCGCGCTTGGCCTTTTCACGCGGCCGGCCGCACTCGCCAATGGCGTTATGCTGGCGATTACCCTCTGGTATCACTTCAGCAACCCCTATCCGGATGCTTTCTTGACCCAGGCCGGTATCGATGCGCTGAAGGCAGGAGGCGAGTTGTTCACGCCGGAAGCGCTGGCGAGGCTTGGCGACGGCGGTACCAAGTTCCTGCATCAGGTTCAGGGAAAGGCAGAGCTCGCTTCGCTCTTCTGGACCGGCGGTGCCTTCCTGTTTGCTGCTTTCGGCGGCGGCTGCGTATCGCTTGATCGACTGCTGTTCAAGAAGCAGTTCTAG
- the msrQ gene encoding protein-methionine-sulfoxide reductase heme-binding subunit MsrQ has product MASLALPARYKPASLWALYALGLMPGLYAFYLGIFGGLGADPVRSFEHLLGLWALRFLCLGLAVTPIRDLLGYNLISYRRALGLLAFYYVLAHFTVYLTLDRGLILSSIAGDILKRPYIMLGMAGLIMLIPLAATSNKWSIKRLGPRWNQLHKLAYAILFVAVLHYALSLKAITGEPAFYIAVVTILLGYRLVRPKLMERRRAKRMAEAVEGSR; this is encoded by the coding sequence ATGGCAAGCCTTGCACTTCCGGCCCGTTACAAGCCGGCTTCGCTCTGGGCGCTCTATGCGCTCGGGCTGATGCCCGGTCTCTACGCCTTCTATCTCGGCATTTTCGGCGGCCTTGGCGCCGACCCGGTGCGCAGCTTCGAGCACCTGCTTGGGCTCTGGGCGCTCAGGTTCCTCTGTCTCGGACTGGCGGTCACGCCGATCCGCGACCTGTTAGGCTATAACCTTATTAGCTACAGGCGCGCGCTCGGACTTCTCGCCTTCTACTATGTGCTGGCGCATTTCACCGTCTACCTGACGCTGGACCGCGGCCTGATCCTCTCGTCGATCGCCGGCGACATCCTCAAGCGGCCGTATATCATGCTGGGCATGGCCGGACTGATCATGCTGATCCCGCTGGCAGCGACCTCGAACAAATGGTCGATCAAGCGGCTCGGGCCACGCTGGAACCAGCTGCATAAGCTTGCCTATGCGATCCTGTTCGTGGCAGTGCTGCACTATGCGCTATCGCTGAAGGCAATCACCGGCGAGCCGGCGTTTTATATTGCGGTGGTGACGATCTTGTTGGGTTATAGGTTGGTGCGGCCGAAGCTGATGGAGCGCAGGCGGGCGAAGCGGATGGCTGAGGCAGTTGAGGGCAGCCGGTAA
- the ilvD gene encoding dihydroxy-acid dehydratase, translating to MPVYRSRTTTHGRNMAGARGLWRATGMKDSDFGKPIIAVVNSFTQFVPGHVHLKDLGQLVAREIEAAGGVAKEFNTIAVDDGIAMGHDGMLYSLPSREIIADSVEYMVNAHCADAMVCISNCDKITPGMLNAAMRLNIPAVFVSGGPMEAGKVVMHGKTVALDLVDAMVAAADDKISDEDVAVIERSACPTCGSCSGMFTANSMNCLTEALGLSLPGNGSTLATHSDRRRLFVEAGHLIVDLARRYYEQDDTSVLPRNIATKEAFENAMALDIAMGGSTNTVLHILAAAYEGGVDFTMDDIDKLSRRVPCLSKVAPAKQDVHMEDVHRAGGIMRILGELERGGLLNTDCKTVHEPTLGDAINRWDITRTNSETVRTFFKAAPGGVPTQVAFSQSSRWDELDTDSEKGVIRSVEKPFSKDGGLAVLYGNIALDGCIVKTAGVDESILKFAGPARVFESQDASVKAILANEVKAGDVVVIRYEGPKGGPGMQEMLYPTSYLKSKGLGKACALITDGRFSGGTSGLSIGHASPEAAQGGAIGLVREGDRIEIDIPNRTINLAVDPAELERRRLEQDAKGWKPEAPRKRNVTTALKAYAAFAASADKGAVRILPE from the coding sequence ATGCCAGTCTATCGTTCGAGAACCACGACCCACGGCCGCAACATGGCGGGCGCGCGCGGCCTTTGGCGCGCCACCGGTATGAAGGACAGCGATTTCGGCAAGCCGATCATCGCCGTCGTCAATTCCTTCACCCAGTTCGTTCCGGGCCATGTACACCTGAAGGATCTCGGCCAACTCGTTGCCCGTGAAATCGAAGCGGCCGGCGGCGTTGCCAAGGAATTCAACACCATCGCCGTCGATGACGGCATCGCCATGGGCCATGACGGCATGCTCTATTCGCTGCCGTCGCGCGAGATCATCGCCGACTCGGTGGAATACATGGTCAATGCCCACTGTGCCGACGCCATGGTCTGCATCTCCAACTGCGACAAGATCACCCCCGGCATGCTGAACGCCGCCATGCGCCTCAACATCCCGGCCGTCTTCGTCTCCGGCGGTCCGATGGAAGCCGGCAAGGTCGTCATGCATGGCAAGACCGTCGCGCTTGATCTGGTCGATGCGATGGTGGCAGCCGCCGACGACAAGATCTCCGACGAGGATGTCGCGGTCATCGAACGGTCGGCCTGTCCGACCTGCGGTTCCTGCTCCGGCATGTTTACCGCAAACTCGATGAATTGCCTGACCGAGGCGCTCGGCCTGTCGCTGCCCGGCAACGGCTCGACGCTCGCCACCCATTCCGACCGCCGCCGCCTGTTCGTCGAGGCCGGCCACCTGATCGTCGATCTCGCCCGCCGCTATTACGAGCAGGATGACACGAGCGTCCTGCCGCGCAACATCGCGACGAAGGAAGCCTTCGAGAACGCCATGGCGCTCGATATCGCCATGGGCGGCTCGACCAATACCGTCCTGCACATCCTCGCGGCGGCTTACGAAGGCGGCGTCGATTTCACCATGGACGACATCGACAAGCTGTCGCGTCGCGTTCCATGCCTGTCCAAGGTGGCACCCGCCAAGCAGGACGTGCACATGGAAGACGTACACCGCGCCGGCGGCATCATGCGCATCCTCGGCGAACTCGAGCGCGGCGGCCTGCTCAACACCGACTGCAAGACGGTACATGAGCCGACGCTCGGCGATGCCATCAACCGCTGGGACATCACCCGCACCAATTCCGAGACCGTGCGCACCTTCTTCAAGGCAGCCCCCGGCGGCGTGCCGACCCAGGTCGCCTTCTCCCAGTCCTCGCGCTGGGACGAACTCGACACCGACAGCGAAAAGGGCGTCATCCGCTCGGTCGAAAAGCCATTCTCCAAGGATGGCGGCCTGGCGGTGCTCTACGGCAACATCGCGCTCGATGGCTGCATCGTGAAGACGGCGGGCGTTGATGAATCGATCCTGAAGTTTGCCGGCCCGGCCCGCGTTTTCGAAAGCCAGGATGCTTCGGTCAAGGCGATCCTTGCCAACGAGGTCAAGGCCGGCGACGTCGTCGTCATCCGCTACGAGGGCCCGAAGGGCGGCCCGGGCATGCAGGAAATGCTCTACCCGACCAGCTATCTGAAGTCGAAGGGCCTCGGCAAGGCCTGCGCCCTGATCACTGACGGCCGTTTCTCCGGCGGCACGTCCGGTCTCTCCATCGGCCATGCCTCGCCGGAAGCGGCACAAGGTGGTGCCATCGGCCTGGTGCGCGAAGGCGACCGGATCGAGATCGACATCCCGAACCGCACGATCAATCTCGCTGTCGATCCGGCCGAACTCGAGCGTCGTCGTCTCGAGCAGGATGCCAAGGGCTGGAAGCCGGAAGCGCCACGCAAGCGCAATGTCACCACGGCGCTGAAGGCCTATGCCGCCTTTGCCGCCTCCGCCGACAAGGGCGCCGTGCGCATCCTGCCGGAATAA
- a CDS encoding ribosomal maturation YjgA family protein: protein MDKIKASTTIRWRRLAISAFVIVCGLVLRLAGYEIGLPFLLVKYGGSLLWGMMVFWLLAVLFVGQPLGRVAMIASVIAAATEFSRLYHAPWLDEFRLTLAGALLLGRIFSVWNILAYLIGIAAAALIERQLLTLRQRAE, encoded by the coding sequence ATGGACAAAATCAAGGCAAGCACAACCATACGCTGGCGCCGATTGGCGATCTCGGCTTTCGTCATCGTCTGTGGCCTGGTGCTGCGGCTTGCCGGCTACGAGATCGGCCTGCCGTTCCTGCTGGTCAAATACGGCGGTTCGCTGCTCTGGGGCATGATGGTCTTCTGGCTCCTCGCGGTGCTGTTCGTCGGTCAGCCGCTCGGTCGGGTTGCCATGATTGCCTCTGTGATTGCCGCAGCCACTGAATTCAGCCGCCTCTATCATGCGCCATGGCTCGACGAATTCCGCCTGACATTGGCGGGTGCGCTGCTGCTTGGCCGGATTTTTTCGGTCTGGAATATCCTGGCCTATCTGATCGGCATTGCCGCCGCCGCGCTGATCGAACGGCAACTGCTGACACTTAGGCAACGCGCTGAGTGA
- the rpsK gene encoding 30S ribosomal protein S11, with protein sequence MAKEVARIRRRERKNISSGVAHVNSTFNNTMITITDAQGNAIAWSSAGAKGFKGSRKSTPFAAQIAAEDCAKKAQEHGMKSLEVEVCGPGSGRESALRALQAAGFMITSIRDVTPIPHNGCRPRKKRRV encoded by the coding sequence ATGGCCAAGGAAGTCGCACGCATTCGCCGTCGCGAACGCAAGAATATCTCGTCGGGTGTCGCACACGTCAACTCGACCTTCAACAACACCATGATCACCATCACCGACGCGCAGGGCAATGCAATTGCCTGGTCGTCTGCTGGTGCGAAGGGCTTCAAGGGTTCGCGCAAGTCGACCCCGTTTGCTGCTCAGATCGCTGCTGAAGACTGCGCCAAGAAGGCTCAGGAACACGGCATGAAGTCTCTCGAAGTGGAAGTTTGCGGCCCGGGTTCCGGTCGTGAATCCGCTCTGCGCGCCCTCCAGGCTGCCGGCTTCATGATCACGTCCATCCGCGACGTGACGCCGATCCCGCACAATGGTTGCCGTCCGCGCAAGAAGCGTCGCGTCTGA
- the secY gene encoding preprotein translocase subunit SecY, with protein MASAAEQLASNLNFSTFAKAEDLKKRLWFTLAALLVYRLGTHIPLPGLNPEAYAAAFQGQSGGILGLFNMFSGGAVERMAIFALGIMPYISASIIVQLMTSVVPALENLKKEGEQGRKIINQYTRYGTVLLGALQAYGIAVGLESGQGLVADAGWFFRVSTVLTLLGGTMFLMWLGEQITSRGIGNGISLIIFAGIAAGLPTALAHTLDLGRTGALSTALILTVIVVAIAAIALIVFVERAQRRLLIQYPKRQVGNRMFQGDTSHLPLKLNTAGVIPAIFASSLLLLPATAAGFAGNAQLPGWATTIVAALTHGHPIYMMMYAGLIAFFAFFYTAIVFNPKDTADNLKKHGGFIPGIRPGDRTAEYIDYVLTRITVVGALYLVVVCILPEILVAQTGVPLALGGTSLLIVVSVTLDTVAQIQGHLIAQQYEGLIKKSKLRGGKRGR; from the coding sequence ATGGCTTCTGCAGCGGAACAACTGGCCTCGAACCTCAACTTCTCGACTTTCGCCAAGGCGGAAGATCTGAAGAAGCGCCTCTGGTTCACTCTGGCCGCCTTGCTGGTCTATCGCCTTGGCACGCATATTCCGCTGCCTGGCCTCAATCCGGAGGCCTATGCCGCGGCCTTCCAGGGCCAGTCGGGTGGTATCCTCGGCCTCTTCAACATGTTTTCCGGTGGCGCCGTTGAGCGCATGGCGATCTTCGCCCTCGGGATCATGCCCTACATCTCGGCCTCGATCATCGTCCAGCTCATGACCTCGGTCGTGCCGGCGCTGGAAAACCTCAAGAAAGAGGGTGAACAGGGCCGCAAGATCATCAACCAGTACACCCGTTACGGTACGGTGCTGCTCGGCGCTCTGCAGGCCTACGGCATTGCCGTCGGCCTCGAGAGCGGGCAGGGGCTTGTTGCCGATGCGGGCTGGTTCTTCCGCGTTTCGACGGTCCTGACGCTGCTCGGCGGCACGATGTTCCTGATGTGGCTCGGTGAACAGATCACCTCGCGCGGTATCGGCAACGGCATTTCGCTGATCATTTTCGCCGGCATTGCCGCCGGTCTGCCGACGGCTCTCGCCCACACGCTCGATCTTGGCCGCACCGGCGCCCTGTCGACCGCGCTGATCCTGACCGTCATCGTTGTCGCGATCGCGGCGATCGCCCTGATCGTCTTCGTCGAGCGCGCCCAGCGTCGCCTTCTGATCCAGTATCCGAAGCGCCAGGTCGGCAACCGCATGTTCCAGGGCGATACCTCGCACCTGCCGCTCAAGCTGAACACTGCAGGCGTCATCCCGGCGATCTTCGCATCCTCGCTGCTGCTCCTGCCGGCAACGGCTGCTGGCTTTGCCGGCAATGCCCAGCTTCCGGGTTGGGCAACGACCATCGTTGCTGCCCTGACCCATGGTCATCCGATCTACATGATGATGTATGCCGGCCTGATCGCCTTCTTCGCCTTCTTCTACACGGCCATCGTCTTCAATCCGAAGGACACGGCCGACAACCTGAAGAAGCATGGCGGCTTCATTCCGGGCATTCGCCCTGGCGACCGTACGGCTGAGTACATCGACTACGTTCTGACCCGGATCACCGTGGTCGGTGCGCTTTACCTCGTCGTGGTTTGTATTCTTCCCGAAATCCTCGTCGCGCAGACCGGCGTGCCATTAGCCCTTGGTGGTACATCGCTTTTGATTGTTGTCAGCGTCACCCTTGATACTGTAGCACAGATTCAGGGACATCTGATCGCGCAGCAATATGAAGGCCTGATCAAGAAGTCGAAGTTGCGTGGAGGAAAGAGGGGACGATGA
- a CDS encoding DUF1059 domain-containing protein, whose product MTRKFIDCREFPSEMKCTIAISADDTDELINAAVAHAVSVHGEHDSPAFRAELRKAVHEMDARRKVA is encoded by the coding sequence ATGACACGCAAATTTATCGATTGCCGTGAATTTCCAAGCGAAATGAAATGCACCATCGCCATATCCGCGGACGACACGGATGAGCTGATCAATGCGGCGGTCGCCCATGCGGTATCGGTTCACGGCGAACACGACAGTCCGGCTTTCCGGGCCGAACTCAGAAAGGCCGTCCACGAGATGGACGCGCGCCGCAAGGTCGCCTGA
- a CDS encoding DUF817 domain-containing protein produces MTTAFDGQAGFLEALDRRLMDNAASPALTGIRRFLVEFLFFGIKEARACLFAGLFFISIFVVPREGLFGLPRYDMLLVIAIIIQTAMVWTRLETLDELKAICLFHLVGFALEVFKTSGSIQSWSYPDFAYTKLLGVPLFSGFMYAAVGSYIIQAWRLFDLRIRHHPPYWMATAVALAIYVNFFTHHYIGDYRWYVAALAVGLYARTTVIFRPYDRDRQMPMLLAFILIGFFIWIAENISTFFAIWHYPNQLGAWSTVHLGKWSSWTLLVIMTFTIVASLKHIREKIHIPQ; encoded by the coding sequence ATGACGACAGCTTTCGACGGACAGGCCGGCTTTCTCGAAGCTCTCGACCGACGACTGATGGACAATGCGGCCTCACCCGCCCTGACCGGCATCCGGCGTTTCCTTGTCGAATTCCTGTTCTTCGGTATCAAGGAGGCGCGGGCCTGCCTATTTGCAGGCCTGTTCTTCATCTCGATCTTCGTGGTTCCGCGCGAAGGCCTTTTCGGCCTACCACGCTACGACATGCTGCTGGTGATCGCCATCATCATTCAGACGGCCATGGTCTGGACCAGGCTGGAGACCCTGGACGAATTGAAGGCGATCTGCCTCTTCCATCTGGTCGGTTTCGCGCTCGAGGTGTTCAAGACCTCGGGTAGCATACAGTCATGGTCCTACCCGGATTTCGCCTATACCAAACTTCTCGGCGTACCCCTGTTTTCCGGCTTCATGTACGCGGCCGTCGGCAGCTATATCATCCAGGCATGGCGTCTCTTCGATCTCAGGATCCGCCACCATCCGCCCTACTGGATGGCGACGGCGGTTGCGCTCGCCATCTATGTCAATTTCTTCACGCATCACTATATCGGCGACTATCGCTGGTATGTGGCGGCACTCGCCGTCGGCCTCTACGCCCGCACCACGGTAATCTTCCGTCCCTACGACCGCGACCGGCAGATGCCGATGCTACTCGCCTTCATCCTGATCGGCTTCTTCATCTGGATTGCCGAGAACATCAGCACCTTCTTTGCCATCTGGCACTATCCCAACCAGCTCGGCGCCTGGTCGACCGTGCATCTGGGGAAATGGAGCTCCTGGACGCTTCTGGTGATCATGACCTTCACCATCGTTGCGTCGCTCAAACACATTCGCGAAAAGATCCATATTCCGCAGTGA
- a CDS encoding adenylate kinase: protein MRLILLGPPGAGKGTQAQRIVEKHGIPQLSTGDMLRAAVSAGTEVGKRAKAVMDAGKLVSDDIVIAIVSERIDAPDCSKGFILDGFPRTLVQADATESMLSAKGLDLSAVIEIKVDDVVLADRVAGRYTCANCGAGYHDTNLKPKVEGVCDKCGSTHFKRRPDDNAETVRTRMSAYYKETAPLLGYYYAKGKLHSVDGMAEIDTVTAEIDAILAGL from the coding sequence ATGAGACTGATTCTATTAGGACCGCCGGGCGCAGGTAAGGGGACCCAAGCCCAGCGGATCGTGGAGAAGCATGGCATTCCGCAGCTCTCCACGGGCGATATGCTGCGGGCGGCGGTGTCCGCAGGCACGGAAGTCGGAAAGCGCGCCAAGGCCGTCATGGATGCCGGCAAGCTGGTCTCCGACGATATCGTGATCGCGATCGTCTCTGAGCGCATCGACGCCCCGGATTGTTCGAAGGGTTTCATCCTCGATGGCTTTCCCCGCACTCTGGTGCAGGCCGATGCCACCGAATCGATGCTGAGCGCCAAGGGCCTCGACCTGTCGGCGGTCATCGAGATCAAGGTGGATGACGTCGTTCTGGCCGATCGCGTTGCCGGTCGTTATACCTGTGCCAATTGTGGCGCCGGTTACCACGACACCAATCTGAAGCCGAAGGTTGAGGGGGTCTGCGACAAGTGCGGCTCCACCCACTTCAAGCGTCGTCCGGACGATAACGCCGAAACCGTGCGCACGCGCATGTCGGCCTATTACAAGGAAACGGCACCGCTGCTTGGTTACTATTATGCCAAGGGCAAGCTGCATTCGGTGGACGGCATGGCTGAGATCGATACCGTGACTGCGGAAATCGACGCCATTCTCGCGGGCCTGTAA
- the msrP gene encoding protein-methionine-sulfoxide reductase catalytic subunit MsrP, producing the protein MSRYRPPKIASSDITPKGLYLNRRSLMGLAAGGIAAAAAPGAFAEALKVAPSAYKVDAKLTSKTDVTTYNNFYEFGTGKEDPSRNAGSLNTRPWTIEVGGLVAKPQVIDIETIMRDYTMEERVYRMRCVEAWSMVIPWAGFPLSALLDKVEPLGSAKYVAFETLVRPEEMQGQAGIFQALNWPYVEGLRLDEARHPLTLMATGLYGETLPNQNGAPIRLVVPWKYGFKGIKSIVKITLTEQEPPSTWNQLQASEYGFYANVNPAVDHPRWSQATERRIGEADGLFGGARVDTLPFNGYADEVASLYAGMDLTKFY; encoded by the coding sequence ATGTCGCGCTACCGTCCGCCGAAGATCGCCTCGAGCGACATCACCCCCAAGGGGCTCTATCTCAACCGCCGCAGCCTGATGGGACTGGCGGCCGGCGGGATTGCAGCGGCTGCCGCGCCCGGCGCCTTTGCCGAGGCGCTGAAGGTTGCGCCCAGCGCCTACAAGGTCGACGCAAAGCTGACGTCGAAGACCGATGTGACGACCTACAACAATTTCTACGAATTCGGGACCGGCAAGGAAGATCCGTCGAGAAATGCCGGCTCGCTGAACACCCGTCCCTGGACGATCGAGGTCGGCGGGCTGGTGGCCAAGCCGCAGGTGATCGACATCGAAACGATCATGCGCGACTACACGATGGAAGAGCGGGTCTACCGGATGCGCTGCGTCGAGGCCTGGTCGATGGTGATCCCATGGGCCGGTTTTCCGCTGTCTGCCCTTCTCGACAAGGTCGAGCCGCTCGGCTCGGCGAAATATGTCGCCTTCGAAACGCTGGTCCGGCCGGAGGAAATGCAGGGCCAGGCCGGCATTTTCCAGGCGCTCAACTGGCCCTATGTCGAGGGGCTTCGTCTTGACGAGGCCCGGCATCCGCTGACGCTCATGGCGACCGGCCTCTATGGCGAAACCCTGCCGAACCAGAACGGCGCGCCGATCCGGCTGGTGGTGCCGTGGAAATACGGCTTCAAGGGGATCAAGTCGATCGTCAAGATCACTCTGACCGAGCAAGAGCCACCGTCGACCTGGAACCAGTTGCAGGCTTCGGAATACGGGTTTTATGCCAACGTCAATCCGGCGGTCGACCATCCGCGCTGGAGCCAGGCGACCGAGCGGCGGATCGGCGAGGCCGATGGCCTGTTCGGCGGCGCGCGCGTCGATACCCTGCCCTTCAACGGCTATGCCGACGAGGTCGCCAGCCTCTATGCCGGCATGGACCTAACGAAGTTCTACTGA
- a CDS encoding DNA-directed RNA polymerase subunit alpha, with product MIQKNWQELIKPNKVEFTSSGRTKATLVAEPLERGFGLTLGNALRRVLLSSLRGAAVTAVQIDGVLHEFSSIPGVREDVTDIVLNIKEIAIKMDGDDAKRMVVRKQGPGVVTAGDIQTVGDIEILNPNHVICTLDEGAEIRMEFTVNNGKGYVPADRNRAEDAPIGLIPVDSLYSPVKKVSYKVENTREGQVLDYDKLSMTIETDGSVTGEDAVAFAARILQDQLGVFVNFDEPQKEVEEESVTELAFNPALLKKVDELELSVRSANCLKNDNIVYIGDLIQKTEAEMLRTPNFGRKSLNEIKEVLASMGLHLGMEVPAWPPENIEDLAKRYEDQY from the coding sequence ATGATCCAGAAGAATTGGCAGGAACTGATCAAGCCGAACAAGGTGGAGTTCACCTCGTCTGGCCGCACCAAGGCAACGCTGGTTGCAGAACCGCTCGAGCGTGGCTTCGGCCTGACGCTCGGCAACGCTCTGCGTCGCGTTCTCTTGTCGTCGCTGCGCGGTGCTGCTGTTACGGCTGTTCAGATCGACGGCGTTCTGCATGAGTTCTCTTCGATCCCGGGCGTCCGCGAAGACGTGACCGATATCGTTTTGAACATCAAGGAAATCGCCATCAAGATGGACGGCGACGATGCCAAGCGCATGGTCGTTCGCAAGCAGGGTCCGGGCGTCGTTACCGCCGGTGACATTCAGACTGTTGGCGACATCGAGATCCTGAACCCGAACCACGTGATCTGCACGCTCGACGAGGGCGCCGAGATCCGTATGGAGTTCACGGTCAACAACGGCAAGGGTTATGTCCCGGCTGATCGTAACCGCGCAGAAGATGCACCGATCGGCCTTATCCCGGTCGACAGCCTCTACTCGCCGGTCAAGAAAGTGTCCTACAAGGTGGAAAACACCCGTGAAGGCCAGGTTCTCGACTACGACAAGCTGTCCATGACCATCGAGACCGACGGTTCGGTTACCGGTGAAGACGCAGTCGCCTTCGCCGCCCGTATCCTTCAGGACCAGCTCGGCGTCTTCGTCAACTTCGACGAACCGCAGAAGGAAGTCGAAGAGGAATCGGTTACCGAACTGGCATTCAACCCGGCTCTTCTCAAGAAGGTCGATGAACTCGAACTGTCTGTCCGCTCGGCAAACTGCCTGAAGAACGACAACATCGTGTACATCGGCGATCTGATCCAGAAGACCGAGGCTGAAATGCTGCGCACGCCGAACTTTGGCCGCAAGTCGCTGAACGAAATCAAGGAAGTTCTCGCTTCCATGGGCCTGCACCTCGGTATGGAAGTACCGGCCTGGCCGCCAGAGAACATCGAAGATCTCGCAAAGCGTTACGAAGACCAATATTAA
- the rpsM gene encoding 30S ribosomal protein S13, translating to MARIAGVNIPTAKRVVIALTYIHGIGTKFAQEIVEKVGIPAERRVHQLTDAEVLAIRETIDRDYQVEGDLRRENSMNIKRLMDLGCYRGLRHRRGLPVRGQRTHTNARTRKGPAKAIAGKKK from the coding sequence GTGGCACGTATCGCTGGCGTCAACATCCCGACCGCGAAGCGCGTAGTTATTGCGCTGACGTATATTCACGGGATCGGCACGAAATTCGCACAGGAGATCGTCGAGAAGGTCGGTATTCCGGCTGAACGTCGCGTTCACCAGCTCACGGATGCTGAAGTTTTGGCAATCCGCGAAACCATCGACCGCGATTACCAGGTCGAAGGTGACCTGCGTCGCGAAAACTCGATGAACATCAAGCGTCTGATGGACCTGGGCTGCTACCGCGGTCTGCGTCATCGCCGCGGCCTTCCGGTCCGCGGTCAGCGTACGCACACCAACGCCCGCACCCGCAAGGGTCCGGCGAAGGCGATCGCTGGTAAGAAGAAGTAA